A stretch of the Buchananella sp. 14KM1171 genome encodes the following:
- a CDS encoding HU family DNA-binding protein yields the protein MSVNRTELIAAIAERTDLTKAQADAAIAAFQEVVIESLSKGEPVKITGLLSIERVARAARTGRNPRTGEEIKIPAGFGVKVSAGSTLKKAIAK from the coding sequence ATGTCCGTCAACCGCACTGAGCTGATTGCCGCCATCGCCGAGCGCACCGACCTGACCAAGGCCCAGGCTGACGCCGCCATCGCCGCCTTCCAGGAGGTCGTCATCGAGTCCCTGTCCAAGGGCGAGCCGGTCAAGATCACCGGTCTGCTGTCCATCGAGCGCGTGGCCCGCGCCGCCCGCACCGGCCGCAACCCGCGCACCGGCGAGGAGATCAAGATCCCCGCTGGCTTCGGCGTGAAGGTCTCCGCTGGCTCCACCCTGAAGAAGGCCATCGCCAAGTGA